A part of Solea solea chromosome 8, fSolSol10.1, whole genome shotgun sequence genomic DNA contains:
- the ercc6l gene encoding DNA excision repair protein ERCC-6-like codes for MEVSHHSDDAADICAKLEKSLSMDTDDKLEAYHRFIQDGKDVARQGDMHKALEFFKLAHNLHQSQKLERRIKKIEELIAQNDSEDEDEEFVNINNSGLLLFKELHDKLYDYQRDGVGFLYSLYRDGRKGGILADDMGLGKTIQVISFLSGMYDNELANHTLLVMPTSLITNWTKEFAKWTPGMRVKEFHGTSKGERTRNLEKVQRRGGVIITTYTMLMNNWQQLSSYHGKEFTWDYMILDEAHKIKTSTTKTAKSASAIPSKNRVLLTGTPVQNNLREMWALFDFACQGTLLGTAKTFKTEYENPITRAREKDATPGEKALGSRMSENLMAIIKPYFLRRTKSEVQKNNMNRARLCKEEQAENIDTLVPNPPKDGGAVMPTLTRKNDLIVWTYLSPIQEDIYRQFISLDHIKELLLTTRSPLAELTILKKLCDHPRLLSAGAIAKLGLEESTAQNQGNDDMETNANSIANVHDDTLIAESGKLGFLFPLLEQLKQEGHRTLVFAHYRKVLDIIERILGNRGFKVLRLDGTITQIAERERRISLFQKDSRYSVFLLTTQVGGVGITLTAANRVVIYDPSWNPATDAQAVDRAYRIGQTENVVIYRLITCGTVEEKIYRRQIFKDSLIRQNTGDKKNPFRYFSKQELKELFTLENTQSSSTQLQLQAMHSRHRRTDTQLDEHIAHLHTMGMFGISDHDLMFSLEIKHDEAPEDQQEHNYIEGRVQKAQELMKAESDLQMQLTESMASSTEPAWLRQPVNNNNNRERSHEKKTRNPSPSSLNSQHDCSSNRSPVVVDLNHSGSDNEEGQQNLSNPVIDLTADESVIEEETVENISQGKHNLDSPKHQPIKQDQSYLEGNNTLNNSQVVIEDSLLLVESVNDASDVADDLAHEPMDQSVNSEAACHSAVEDSLAYVTVANEDEQQQYLTSHSEMDFGPSCGTPLKNKRLSMLQTSNTSFKVDASPRVSAGLESFEGNFNLQLEDSDMFSDNDVQDGQETEVEQKKLLSQLQFEGSFNVNKSLSERQHKESLAESLNNGQADEIEESMNDSIVATKKKRAAVIYDSEDEQQDVDHNERQFENSFQVLGASTPKSVPSGSTPRWSRKSVGGNTSVASRRSLLQSIVEGMDNHNLDKVEVDESFNEDDCSSERHSDEAEEENIVNSSCDLQLDEPTGETLNSEGEEEEEQQLSESGEDISSNLEESTSEPELTSTERMDQCTVNMDVKKCGKNGIDCDVEGYDSLVSRGRECVSQGKLDDALSFFLRAIDIKPGDPEVQLMTIQLYRQLSHRS; via the exons ATGGAGGTTTCTCATCATAGCGACGATGCTGCGGATATTTGTGCGAAGCTGGAAAA GTCTTTGTCCATGGATACAGATGACAAGTTGGAAGCGTATCACAG attcATTCAGGATGGTAAAGATGTTGCCAGACAAGGGGACATGCACAAAGCACTGGAGTTCTTTAAACTCGCTCACAATCTTCACCAGAGTCAAAAACTTGAAAGGAGAATAAAGAAAATTGAAGAGCTTATTGCTCAGAATGACtctgaggatgaagatgaagagtttGTCAATATCAACAACAGCggtttgttgctttttaaagaGTTGCACGACAAACTTTATGACTACCAGAGAGATGGAGTTGGCTTCTTATACAGTCTCTACAGAGATGGTCGTAAGGGTGGGATCTTGGCAGACGACATGGGTCTTGGTAAAACCATCCAGGTGATATCCTTCCTCTCTGGTATGTATGATAATGAGCTGGCCAATCACACATTGTTGGTGATGCCAACTTCACTCATCACTAACTGGACAAAGGAGTTTGCCAAATGGACTCCGGGCATGAGGGTCAAGGAGTTTCACGGTACCAGCAAAGGAGAGCGGACCAGGAATCTAGAGAAAGTCCAGAGGAGAGGTGGTGTCATCATCACCACATACACTATGCTTATGAACAACTGGCAGCAGCTGTCTTCATACCATGGCAAAGAGTTCACATGGGACTACATGATCCTGGACGAggcacacaaaataaaaacaagcactACCAAAACAGCTAAAAGTGCCTCTGCCATACCTTCAAAGAACAGAGTTCTTCTCACAGGAACTCCAGTCCAAAACAATCTAAGAGAAATGTGGGCACTTTTTGACTTTGCTTGTCAAGGCACTCTTCTCGGTACAGCCAAAACCTTCAAAACAGAGTATGAAAACCCCATCACTCGTGCTAGAGAGAAGGACGCCACTCCAGGGGAGAAGGCTCTTGGCTCCCGGATGTCGGAGAACCTCATGGCCATCATTAAACCATATTTTCTTCGGAGAACAAAATCAGaggtgcaaaaaaacaacatgaacagAGCACGTCTTTGTAAAGAGGAACAAGCGGAGAACATTGACACCCTAGTTCCAAATCCTCCAAAAGATGGCGGAGCAGTCATGCCCACACTGACGAGAAAAAATGACCTTATAGTCTGGACATACCTGAGCCCCATCCAGGAGGACATATACAGGCAGTTTATTTCATTGGACCACATCAAGGAACTGCTCTTAACCACCAGGTCACCTCTTGCTGAATTAACCATTTTAAAAAAGTTGTGCGACCACCCAAGACTGCTCTCTGCAGGAGCGATTGCCAAGTTGGGTTTGGAGGAGAGCACTGCTCAAAACCAGGGGAATGATGACATGGAGACCAATGCTAATAGCATCGCCAATGTTCATGACGACACTTTAATAGCCGAGTCTGGGAAACTTGGgtttctgtttcctctccttGAGCAGCTGAAACAGGAAGGCCACCGCACACTTGTCTTTGCTCATTACAGGAAGGTGTTGGACATTATCGAACGTATCCTGGGCAACAGAGGCTTCAAAGTTTTGAGACTGGATGGCACAATTACACAGAttgcagagagagagcggcGCATTTCTCTGTTCCAGAAAGATAGTCGTTACTCTGTCTTTCTACTGACCACCCAGGTTGGTGGTGTTGGCATCACTTTGACAGCAGCAAACAGAGTGGTGATTTATGATCCCAGCTGGAACCCAGCAACAGATGCCCAGGCTGTTGACAGGGCATATCGCATTGGTCAGACTGAAAATGTTGTCATCTACAGGCTGATCACTTGTGGaacagtggaggagaaaatctaCAGACGGCAGATTTTCAAAGACTCTCTCATCAGACAAAACACTGGCGACAAGAAGAACCCCTTTCGATACTTCAGCAAACAGGAACTAAAAGAGCTCTTTACCTTGGAGAATACTCAATCTTCATCCACTCAACTGCAGCTTCAGGCCATGCATTCCAGACACAGGCGGACAGACACACAACTCGATGAGCACATTGCCCACCTACACACCATGGGGATGTTTGGCATCTCTGATCATGACCTCATGTTTTCCCTCGAAATCAAGCATGACGAGGCCCCTGAGGACCAGCAGGAGCACAATTACATAGAAGGGCGTGTTCAGAAAGCACAGGAGCTGATGAAGGCGGAGTCGGATTTGCAGATGCAGCTTACTGAGAGCATGGCTTCCAGCACAGAGCCTGCCTGGCTCAGACAACcagtgaacaacaacaacaacagagagcgttcacatgagaaaaaaacaagaaacccAAGCCCAAGTTCTCTGAATTCACAACATGACTGTAGTTCAAACAGGTCACCAGTTGTGGTGGACTTAAATCACTCGGGTTCCGACAATGAGGAAGGCCAACAGAATCTGAGTAACCCAGTTATTGATCTTACTGCAGATGAAAGTGTGATAGAGGAGGAAACTGTGGAAAACATAAGCCAAGGCAAGCACAACCTGGATTCCCCAAAACACCAGCCTATCAAGCAGGATCAGAGTTACTTGGAAGGAAACAACACACTCAACAACAGTCAGGTGGTGATTGAGGATTCTTTGTTATTGGTGGAGTCCGTTAATGATGCATCAGATGTAGCTGATGACTTGGCTCATGAGCCAATGGACCAATCAGTAAATTCTGAGGCTGCTTGTCATTCTGCAGTCGAGGACAGCCTAGCATATGTCACAGTAGCCAATGAAGATGAACAACAGCAATATTTAACTTCACATTCTGAAATGGACTTTGGGCCCAGTTGTGGCACACCTCTGAAGAACAAAAGACTGTCCATGTTGCAGACATCCAACACAAGCTTTAAAGTGGATGCATCACCCAGAGTCAGTGCTGGACTGGAATCCTTTGAAGGTAACTTCAATTTACAGCTGGAGGACAGTGACATGTTTTCAGACAATGATGTTCAGGATGGTCAAGAGACTGAGGTGGAGCAGAAGAAACTGCTGTCACAGCTGCAGTTTGAGGGgagttttaatgtaaataaatccCTTTCTGAGAGGCAACACAAAGAATCTCTTGCAGAAAGCCTCAACAATGGCCAAGCCGATGAAATAGAAGAATCAATGAACGATTCTATTGTAGCTACCAAGAAGAAAAGAGCAGCAGTGATTTATGATAGTGAAGATGAACAACAGGATGTTGACCATAATGAGAGGCAATTTGAAAACTCCTTCCAGGTGCTTGGAGCCTCTACACCGAAATCGGTACCCTCTGGTTCTACCCCACGTTGGTCAAGAAAGAGTGTCGGAGGAAACACCTCTGTAGCTTCTCGACGGTCTCTCCTTCAGTCCATTGTTGAAGGCATGGACAACCACAATCTGGACAAGGTAGAAGTTGATGAAAGCTTCAATGAAGATGATTGCAGCTCAGAAAGGCATTCTGATGAggctgaagaagaaaacataGTTAATTCATCTTGTGACCTTCAGTTAGATGAGCCCACAGGAGAGACTCTGAActcagagggggaggaggaggaggagcagcagctgtctGAGTCAGGAGAGGACATAAGCAGCAATCTTGAAGAATCGACCAGCGAACCCGAGTTGACTTCCACCGAAAGGATGGACCAGTGCACAGTCAATATGGACGTCAAGAAGTGTGGGAAAAATGGCATTGACTGTGATGTTGAGGGTTACGACTCCCTGGTCAGTAGAGGGAGGGAGTGCGTGAGCCAAGGGAAGCTGGATGATGCCTTGAGCTTCTTCCTGAGAGCTATTGACATCAAACCTGGAGATCCAGAGGTTCAGCTCATGACCATTCAGTTGTACCGACAGCTGAGTCATAGGAGTTag
- the LOC131464394 gene encoding magnetosome-associated protein MamJ-like: protein MAASLLRMGRLGCVTAERWTSLRRAPAAVTFSTKSGGNKKSSKVSSSDKKQVKTYFDVEKLVQHKPFEAPKTDVSQAAATAAAAGATNAVTEASTVKTEILTESVPAAAAEPTAEVAAESPPIMQTVTEAVAEAAPVVEAVAEAAPVVEAVAEAAPVVEAVAEPAPVVEAVAEAAPVVEAVAEAAPVVEAVAEAAPVVEAVAEAAPVVEAVAEAVPVVEAVAEAVAEAAPVVEAVAEAAPVVEAVAEAAPVVEAVAEAAPVVEAVAEAAPVVEAVAEATPVVEAVAEATPVVEAVAEATPVVEAVAEAVPVVEAVAEAVAEAVPVVEAVAEAVAEAVPVIEAIAVAVPVVEAVAEAASGSEAIAETAAASIAESVAAPLAEESVPAAVSAPEPAAEVSAPEPAAEVSAPEPAAEVSAPEPAAEVLADVSAPVDGADELVDPAPVVAETAGEELQMEAPAEPVEPLEGHLDPIQKLFLDSIREYSTKSQASGGVIDAGSDFEKALAEEITKLQRLYGGGDLSSFPEFKFTEPKLDEVSQT, encoded by the exons ATGGCGGCATCCCTGCTGAGAATGGGACGCCTGGGCTGTGTCACg GCTGAGAGATGGACCTCTCTAAGAAGAGCACCTGCAGCTGTGACCTTCAGTACAAAGTCTGGTGGTAACAAGAAGTCATCAAAAGTCAGCAGCTCAG ATAAAAAACAGGTTAAAACATACTTCGATGTAGAAAAACTTGTCCAGCACAAGCCGTTTGAAGCTCCCAAGACAGACGTCTCTcaagcagcagccacagcagcggCAGCCGGCGCAACTAATGCAGTCACAGAAGCATCAACTGTCAAGACAGAGATCCTGACAGAATCTGtaccggcagcagcagctgagcccACTGCTGAAGTTGCTGCTGAATCTCCACCCATTATGCAAACAGTCACTGAAGCTGTGGCTGAAGCTGCACCCGTGGTCGAGGCTGTGGCTGAAGCTGCACCCGTGGTAGAAGCTGTGGCTGAAGCTGCACCCGTGGTAGAAGCTGTGGCTGAACCTGCACCCGTGGTAGAAGCTGTGGCTGAAGCTGCACCCGTGGTAGAGGCAGTGGCTGAAGCTGCACCTGTGGTAGAGGCAGTGGCTGAAGCTGCACCCGTGGTAGAAGCTGTGGCTGAAGCTGCACCCGTGGTAGAAGCTGTGGCTGAAGCTGTACCCGTGGTTGAGGCTGTGGCTGAAGCTGTGGCTGAAGCTGCACCCGTGGTAGAAGCTGTGGCTGAAGCTGCACCCGTGGTAGAGGCTGTGGCTGAAGCTGCACCCGTGGTAGAAGCTGTGGCTGAAGCTGCACCCGTGGTAGAGGCTGTGGCTGAAGCTGCACCCGTGGTAGAAGCTGTGGCTGAAGCTACACCTGTGGTAGAAGCTGTGGCTGAAGCTACACCCGTGGTAGAGGCTGTGGCTGAAGCTACACCCGTGGTAGAGGCTGTGGCTGAAGCTGTACCCGTGGTAGAGGCTGTGGCTGAAGCTGTGGCTGAAGCTGTACCAGTGGTTGAGGCTGTGGCTGAGGCTGTGGCTGAAGCTGTACCCGTGATTGAGGCTATCGCTGTAGCTGTACCCGTGGTTGAGGCTGTGGCTGAAGCTGCATCAGGGAGTGAAGCCATTGCAGAAACTGCTGCTGCATCCATAGCTGAAAGTGTTGCAGCTCCACTTGCTGAGGAatctgttccagctgctgtcTCTGCCCCAGAGCCCGCGGCTGAGGTTTCTGCCCCAGAGCCCGCGGCTGAAGTTTCTGCCCCAGAGCCCGCGGCTGAAGTTTCTGCCCCAGAGCCCGCGGCTGAGGTTTTGGCTGATGTTTCTGCTCCTGTTGACGGTGCTGATGAGCTAGTGGACCCTGCTCCAGTTGTAGCTGAAACTGCAGGAGAAGAACTGCAAATGGAGGCCCCGGCTGAACCAGTTGAACCACTTGAGG GTCATCTGGACCCCATTCAGAAGCTCTTCCTGGACTCCATACGCGAGTATTCCACAAAAAGCCA GGCCAGTGGAGGAGTCATTGATGCCGGCTCAGATTTTGAGAAGGCTTTAGCAGAGGAGATTACCAAGCTTCAGAGACTCTATGGTGGTGGAGACCTCTCTTCTTTTCCGGAGTTTAAATTCACAG agccCAAGTTGGACGAAGTGTCGCAGACGTAA